From one Anopheles bellator chromosome 1, idAnoBellAS_SP24_06.2, whole genome shotgun sequence genomic stretch:
- the LOC131215750 gene encoding glutaminyl-peptide cyclotransferase-like, with protein MWSIHFLSCLFMTFTLGPVRQIDGQLTLDQMRIVATRTNESHFDAVLKSILKPRIVGTATHVEVKRSIIGELKALGFSVELDEFNQKTPHFGMLRFTNIIGKLNPDADKYLTLGCHYDSKYFREHAFVGAVDSAVPCAMMLNLAQTTEAALKLLRNNTDLSLMLLFFDGEEAFRKWSATDSLYGSRHLATKWTTTPYASKTLSKSMREIDRVQLLVLLDLIGAPDPKFYNFFPNTRNHHRRLSKIEHSLRSNKLLVKDAQSGPMFLDQTLYNRIEDDHLPFLKRNIHILHLIPVPFPKHWHKPEDNEANLSRTTIKNVNAVLRVFVMEYLTFCSSKYGRPLQSCLQ; from the exons ATGTGGAGCATACACTTCTTGTCCTGTCTCTTTATGACCTTCACGTTGGGGCCAGTACGACAG ATCGATGGCCAGTTGACGCTCGATCAGATGCGCATAGTTGCGACCCGGACGAACGAATCGCACTTCGATGCAGTTCTCAAGAGCATTCTAAAGCCGCGGATTGTGGGCACCGCGACGCACGTTGAAGTGAAGCGCAGCATCATCGGGGAATTGAAGGCACTCGGGTTTAGCGTGGAGCTAGACGAGTTTAACCAGAAAACACCGCACTTCGGAATGCTCAGATTTACCAACATCATCGGCAAGCTGAACCCGGACGCCGACAAGTATCTGACGTTGGGCTGCCACTACGATAGCAAGTACTTCCGGGAGCACGCGTTCGTGGGAGCCGTCGATTCGGCCGTACCGTGTGCGATGATGCTAAATTTGGCCCAAACGACCGAAGCGGCCCTGAAGCTGCTACGCAACAACACCGACCTCAGTTTGATGCTCCTGTTTTTCGACGGCGAAGAAGCGTTCCGGAAGTGGTCGGCCACAGACTCGCTGTACGGATCTCGCCACCTGGCCACCAAGTGGACGACGACCCCGTACGCCTCTAAGACGCTCAGCAAGTCGATGCGCGAAATCGATCGTGTccagctgctggtgctgctggatcTGATTGGAGCCCCGGATCCCAAGTTCTacaactttttccccaacacaCGCAATCACCACCGGAGGCTGAGTAAGATTGAGCACAGTTTGCGGTCCAACAAGCTGCTGGTGAAGGATGCGCAAAGCGGGCCCATGTTTCTCGATCAGACGCTCTACAATCGCATCGAGGATGATCACCTGCCGTTTTTGAAGCGAA ATATTCATATACTGCACCTCATACCGGTGCCGTTTCCGAAGCATTGGCACAAACCGGAGGACAACGAAGCAAATCTGAGCCGCACGACGATCAAGAATGTGAACGCAGTGCTGAGGGTATTCGTGATGGAGTACCTCACGTTCTGTAGCAGCAAATACGGACGACCGCTGCAAAGTTGCCTGCAATGA
- the LOC131214056 gene encoding uncharacterized protein LOC131214056, whose product MVFIVAFPAVAMLAMFIVLVIMLILRFGARCGLRHHALPDDQELRDKAYDQKVSYA is encoded by the coding sequence ATGGTGTTTATAGTCGCGTtcccggccgtggccatgCTGGCCATGTTTATCGTGCTGGTCATCATGCTGATCCTGCGCTTCGGTGCACGGTGTGGTCTACGCCACCACGCCCTGCCCGACGATCAGGAGCTGCGCGATAAGGCGTACGATCAGAAGGTCAGCTATGCATGA
- the LOC131205465 gene encoding PAN2-PAN3 deadenylation complex subunit PAN3 yields the protein MDPMFFPPSNGVPSESKLATYMSRQNGTTPAYGLASGLSGKISLDSPIALKKTQVTPQSPEFIPNNRLSTSSSPNFYSSYSILSSNNGGPVVSNNGTVVAAAQPSQPTAPQLATVKGAPVNSVASYVTGNNILAATLTGGTSAFAVTPIKGRNLLRNESPQSTNTSPRITPQPSPPPITTNIHQENVGGTTYFYPTATNHQLTPSSTVNTTDNSFVHIASSQINLNYTHPGHVYPGPASHVINMQSKAQVSMAFFMPDELRNDILSRNELVNSIDSDSQDIPLEVENYHSLCLLESQPLHPKLPVPSSTYRATHSVSGVKYCLRRLHGFRLQSTKCMQVVDMWKKLQHTNIVQLREVFTTKTFGDNSLVIVYDYHPGSQTLLTKYFPAVPETNGYTDPFAGEARPFSHKSSLHRTLTTSLLPENEIWSIIIQLSAGLRAMHQAGLACRTLDPTKIIVTGKRIRYSCVGISDIATFDPNQPNPLTVVNHRQQDDLSALGKLILALACRTLQSVQRDQIQSSIDLISRHYSSDLRNIILCLLNPTARRSVTEIMPMIGARFYVQLDALQAQCDIQEDELAKEMENGRLYRLLVKLGCINERPELNLDVTWSETGDRYMLKLFRDYLFHAVTEDGRPWLNQSHIVQCLNKLDAGTLEKVQLMSRDEQSVLVVTYAELKHCLDQAFSELVAASEGSV from the exons ATGGATCCAATGTTCTTTCCGCCCTCCAATGGAGTTCCATCCGAGAGCAAGCTGGCAACGTACATG AGTCGTCAAAATGGCACGACTCCCGCGTACGGACTGGCGTCGGGGCTTTCGGGGAAGATATCGCTGGACTCTCCGATAGCGCTCAAAAAAACTCAG GTGACCCCACAGTCGCCCGAATTCATTCCAAACAACCGGTTAAGCACATCGTCCTCGCCGAACTTCTACTCGTCCTACTCGATACTTAGCAGCAACAATGGTGGCCCCGTGGTCAGCAACAATGGCACggtcgtggccgccgcccaACCGTCCCAACCGACGGCACCTCAGCTGGCCACGGTCAAGGGTGCGCCGGTCAACAGTGTCGCCAGCTACGTCACCGGCAACAACATACTGGCCGCCACCCTTACCGGCGGCACGTCCGCCTTCGCGGTAACTCCGATCAAGG GTCGGAACTTGCTGCGAAACGAATCACCGCAAAGTACTAATACATCCCCCCGTATTACGCCccaaccatcaccaccgccaatTACCACCAACATTCATCAA GAGAACGTCGGTGGCACCACGTACTTCTACCCAACTGCAACCAATCATCAATTAACGCCGAGCAGTACAGTTAACACGACTGATAACTCCTTTGTCCACATAGCGAGCTCACAGATCAATCTAAATTATACCCATCCAG GGCATGTTTACCCGGGACCTGCATCGCATGTTATCAACATGCAATCGAAGGCGCAAGTGTCGATGGCGTTCTTTATGCCGGACGAACTAAGAAACGATATTTTATCACGCAATGAGCTAGTGAATAGTATTGATAGCGACAGTCAAG ATATACCTCTCGAGGTGGAAAATTACCACTCACTATGTTTGCTCGAGTCGCAACCGCTTCATCCGAAGCTTCCCGTACCGTCGTCCACCTACCGAGCTACGCACAGCGTTAGTGGTGTGAAGTACTGCCTTAGACGCCTTCACG GCTTCCGCCTGCAGTCTACCAAGTGCATGCAGGTAGTGGACATGTGGAAAAAGCTCCAGCACACCAACATCGTACAGCTGCGCGAAGTGTTCACCACGAAAACGTTCGGTGATAATT CACTAGTGATAGTGTACGATTATCATCCCGGTTCGCAGACTCTGCTCACGAAGTACTTTCCTGCCGTTCCCGAAACGAACGGCTATACCGATCCGTTCGCTGGCGAGGCACGACCTTTTAG TCACAAAAGCTCGCTACACCGTACGCTTACAACATCGCTCCTGCCGGAAAACGAAATATGGTCAATTATCATTCAGTTGAGTGCCGGCCTGCGAGCAATGCATCAGGCGGGTCTAGCCTGTCG AACGCTCGACCCAACCAAGATTATCGTGACGGGTAAACGGATACGCTACAGTTGCGTGGGCATCTCGGACATTGCCACGTTCGATCCGAACCAACCCAACCCCCTGACGGTGGTTAACCATCGTCAGCAG GATGACCTGTCTGCCCTGGGCAAGCTGATACTTGCCCTTGCCTGCCGCACGTTACAATCGGTCCAGCGTGACCAAATTCAGAGCAGCATCGACCTAATATCGCGCCACTATTCGTCCGATCTCCGGAATATCATACT ATGTTTGCTAAACCCTACCGCACGGCGCTCGGTGACGGAGATAATGCCGATGATCGGTGCCCGATTTTACGTACAACTCGATGCCCTGCAAGCTCAATGTGATATACAGGAGGACGAGCtggcgaaggaaatggaaaatggtagACTGTACCGGTTACTCGTGAAGCTGGGCTGCATCAACGAACGCCCAGA ACTCAATCTGGATGTCACGTGGTCCGAGACGGGTGATCGCTACATGCTAAAACTATTTAGAGACTACCTCTTCCACGCCGTCACCGAGGATGGGCGTCCCTGGCTCAACCAGTCCCACATAGTGCAGTGCCTCAACAAGCTGGACGCAGGCACGTTGGAAAAG GTTCAACTAATGTCCCGTGACGAACAATCAGTATTAGTGGTGACCTATGCCGAGCTGAAGCACTGTCTGGATCAAGCATTTTCGGAACTGGTCGCGGCTAGCGAGGGCTCCGTTTAA